The Calonectris borealis chromosome 13, bCalBor7.hap1.2, whole genome shotgun sequence genome contains a region encoding:
- the RAP2C gene encoding ras-related protein Rap-2c produces MREYKVVVLGSGGVGKSALTVQFVTGTFIEKYDPTIEDFYRKEIEVDSSPSVLEILDTAGTEQFASMRDLYIKNGQGFILVYSLVNQQSFQDIKPMRDQIVRVKRYEKVPLILVGNKVDLESEREVLSAEGRALAQEWGCPFMETSAKSKTMVDELFAEIVRQMNYASLPEKQDQCCTTCVVQ; encoded by the exons ATGCGGGAGTACaaggtggtggtgctgggcagcgggggggtggggaagtcCGCCCTGACGGTGCAGTTCGTCACCGGGACCTTCATCGAGAAGTACGACCCCACCATCGAGGACTTCTACCGCAAGGAGATCGAGGTGGACTCGTCCCCCTCGGTGCTGGAGATCCTCGACACGGCGGGTACCGAGCAGTTCGCCTCCATGCGCGATCTCTACATCAAGAACGGCCAGGGGTTCATCCTCGTCTACAGCCTGGTCAACCAGCAGTCCTTCCAG GACATCAAGCCGATGAGGGACCAGATTGTCCGGGTGAAGAGATACGAGAAAGTTCCTCTGATCCTAGTGGGGAATAAAGTGGATCTGGAGTCGGAGAGGGAGGTTTTATCTGCAGAAGGCAGAGCCCTGGCTCAGGAATGGGGCTGTCCCTTCATGGAGACATCAGCCAAGAGCAAAACAATGGTGGATGAACTGTTTGCTGAGATCGTCAGGCAAATGAACTATGCCTCCCTGCCTGAAAAACAAGATCAGTGTTGTACAACTTGCGTCGTCCAGtga